From the genome of Pelobates fuscus isolate aPelFus1 chromosome 6, aPelFus1.pri, whole genome shotgun sequence, one region includes:
- the LOC134614147 gene encoding gastrula zinc finger protein XlCGF57.1-like — translation MKTSFNIRTKDSNSGKSRNTSKSYRKIKKIVNGKAKWTEEKPFACSECGKCFCYKAYLVTHERTHTGEKPFACSECGKCFSCKEYLVTHERTHTGEKPFSCSECGKCFPCKAYLVSHQRTHIGEKLFSCSECGKCFSCKAYLVSHQRTHTGAKPFSCSECGKHFGSKRELVIHKRTHTGEKPFSCSQCGKCFSCKPYLVSHQRTHTGDKPFSCSECGKGFSFQSAFDRHKITHTGEKPFSCSECGKWFSCKAYFVLHQRTHNGEKPFSCSECEKCFVSKSELVSHKRTHTGEKPFSCSECGKCFSSKPNLVTHERTHTGEKPFSCSECGKRFGRKSELVAHQRAHTGEKPFSCSECGKCFSSKPNLVTHERTHTGEKPFSCSECGKCFPCKAYFVRHQRAHTGEKPFSCSECGKCFVSKLELVAHLRVHTGEKPFSCSECGKCFSFKAYLVTHQRTHTGEKPFSCSECGKCLVRKSELVRHQRAHTGEKPFSCSECGKCFPCKAYLVRHQRAHTGETPFSCSECGKCFSFHSALVSHKRTHTGENTI, via the coding sequence ATGAAGACATCTTTTAATATAAGGACCAAGGATTCCAACTCTGGAAAATCAAGGAATACCTCAAAATCCTATAGAAAGATAAAGAAGATAGTAAACGGAAAAGCAAAATGGACAGAAGAGAAACCGTttgcatgttctgaatgtggaaaatgtttttgcTATAAAGCATATCTTGTTACACatgagagaactcacacaggagagaaaccatttgcatgttctgaatgtggaaaatgtttttccTGTAAAGAATATCTTGTTACACatgagagaactcacacaggagagaaacctttctcatgttctgaatgtggaaaatgttttcccTGTAAAGCATATCTTGTTtcgcatcagagaactcacattGGAGAGAAacttttctcatgttctgaatgtggaaaatgtttctcTTGTAAAGCATATCTTGTTTCGCATCAGAGAACTCATACAGGAGCGAAACctttttcatgttctgaatgtggaaaacatTTTGGCAGTAAACGAGAGCTTGTTATACATaagagaacacacacaggagagaaacctttctcatgttctcaatgtggaaaatgtttttccTGTAAACCATATCTTGTttcacatcagagaactcacactggagataaacctttctcatgttctgaatgtggaaaaggtTTTTCCTTTCAGTCAGCTTTTGATAGACATAAgataactcacacaggagagaaacctttctcatgttctgaatgtggaaaatggttTTCCTGTAAAGCATATTTTGTTttgcatcagagaactcacaatggagagaaacctttctcatgttctgaatgtgagaaATGCTTTGTCAGTAAATCAGAGCTTGTTTCACataagagaactcacacaggagagaaacctttctcgtgttctgaatgtggaaaatgtttttccAGTAAACCAAATCTTGTTACACATGAGAGAACTCACacgggagagaaacctttctcatgttctgaatgtggaaaacgtTTTGGCAGGAAATCAGAGCTTGTTGCACATCAAAGagctcacacaggagaaaaacctttctcatgttctgaatgtggaaaatgtttttctAGTAAACCAAATCTTGTTACACATGAGAGAACTCACacgggagagaaacctttctcatgttctgaatgtggaaaatgttttcccTGTAAAGCATATTTTGTTAGACATCAAAgagctcacacaggagagaaacctttctcatgttctgaatgtggaaaatgttttgtcagtAAATTAGAGCTTGTTGCACATCTAAgagttcacacaggagagaaacctttctcatgttctgaatgtggaaaatgtttttccTTTAAAGCATATCTAGttacacatcagagaactcacacaggagagaaacctttctcatgttctgaatgtggaaaatgtttggtCAGAAAATCAGAGCTTGTTAGACATCAAAGAgcccacacaggagagaaacctttctcatgttctgaatgtggaaaatgttttcccTGTAAAGCATATCTTGTTAGACATCAAAGAGCTCACACAGGAGAgacacctttctcatgttctgaatgtggaaaatgtttttccTTTCATTCAGCTCTTGTTAGCCataagagaactcacacaggagagaacaCAATCTAA